The following are encoded together in the Anopheles nili chromosome 3, idAnoNiliSN_F5_01, whole genome shotgun sequence genome:
- the LOC128725892 gene encoding ATP-binding cassette sub-family G member 4 → MDILQQEVRGIALANLSEVQSSPVYNQTTVPLHRKDSRNMEQAVIRNNTTNSYPSNHDIEGHIRPFQNLPAREPVDIQFKDVSYCVSLGFRKGQKEILHKVNGKFPGSQLIAIMGPSGAGKSTLLDVLSGYRKTGVEGAVYVNGRIRNLNSFRRMTCYITQDDRLQTLLTVLENMRIAADLKLGPEVSRHEKESIIEDILTVLGLYEHQFTITKRLSGGQRKRLSIALELINNPTIMFLDEPTTGLDSFSCNQVVDLLKQLAKQGRTIICTIHQPSAKLFQEFDQVYVLSNGECMYQGCTNSLVPFLQSVEMPCPVYHNPADYIIELACGEYGEERIQRMVMEMGNGECSEWFTDKRKLLKLEQLRKKYPLKKIIEQSEDLTATSQMHQLKVLIQRGIIKAKRDATLTHLRIGVNIVIAAMLGFLFIDAGNEGSRVLDNYNLLFSILMHHMMATMMLTVLTFPTEMGVILKEHFNRWYTLKCYYLSVTIIDLPLSVFCCLFFSVIIYLMSGQPMEWFRFGMFFTISLLIVLIAQSLGLTIGAWFNVVNGTFLGPVLTIPMMMFAGFGVTLRDLPSYLKWGSHISYLRYGLEGYVNAIYGENRETLDCELKPYCHYRYPAKFLSEISMEGDQFWKDVYALCGTLLLVRVFCYFCLRWKVMSVR, encoded by the exons ATGGATATCCTGCAGCAGGAAGTGCGTGGCATTGCACTGGCCAACCTCTCCGAGGTTCAATCCAGCCCCGTGTACAACCAAACGACGGTGCCACTGCATCGAAAGGACTCGCGCAATATGGAGCAGGCAGTGATTCggaacaacaccaccaactCGTATCCTTCGAATCACGACATCGAGGGTCACATCCGGCCATTCCAGAATCTGCCCGCACGCGAACCGGTCGACATTCAGTTCAAAGACGTGTCGTACTGCGTCAGTCTCGGTTTTCGCAAAG GCCAAAAAGAGATTTTGCACAAGGTGAATGGCAAGTTCCCGGGATCACAGCTGATCGCCATTATGGGCCCGTCCGGGGCCGGAAAATCGACGCTACTGGATGTGCTGTCCGGCTACCGTAAAACCGGCGTCGAGGGAGCAGTTTACGTGAATGGACGTATCCGTAATTTGAACAGCTTCCGGCGGATGACCTGCTACATCACGCAGGACGATCGGCTACAGACGCTGCTGACTGTACTGGAAAACATGCGCATTGCGGCCGATCTGAAGCTGGGACCGGAGGTGTCCCGTCACGAGAAGGAGTCCATT ATCGAAGACATTCTAACCGTGCTCGGTCTGTACGAGCATCAGTTCACCATCACTAAGCGTCTGTCTGGAGGACAGCGTAAAAGACTGTCGATCGCACTGGAGCTGATCAACAACCCAACTATTATGTTTTTGGACGAACCCACAAC AGGTTTGGATAGCTTTTCATGCAACCAAGTAGTAGACCTGCTCAAGCAACTCGCCAAACAAGGACGCACAATCATCTGTACGATCCATCAGCCATCCGCCAAGTTGTTCCAAGAGTTCGACCAGGTGTATGTGCTCTCGAACGGAGAGTGTATGTACCAGGGCTGCACCAACAGCCTGGTACCGTTCCTGCAGTCCGTGGAGATGCCCTGTCCGGTATACCACAATCCAGCCGATTACA TAATTGAACTGGCATGCGGCGAATACGGAGAGGAACGCATCCAGCGCATGgtgatggaaatgggaaacggCGAGTGCTCCGAGTGGTTCACTGACAAGCGAAAGTTGCTGAAACTCGAGCAGCTTCGCAAGAAATACCCGCTGAAGAAGATCATCGAGCAGAGCGAAGACCTGACGGCGACGTCCCAAATGCATCAGCTCAAAGTGTTGATCCAGCGTGGCATTATCAAGGCGAAGCGAGACGCCACCCTTACTCATCTGCGTATTGGAGTGAACATCGTCATCGCGGCCATGCTTGGGTTTCTGTTCATTGACGCCGGCAACGAGGGCTCGCGCGTACTCGACAACTACAATCTGCTCTTCTCGATCCTCATGCACCACATGATGGCCACCATGATGCTGACCGTGCTGACAT TCCCCACCGAGATGGGTGTGATTTTGAAAGAGCACTTTAATCGATGGTATACACTAAAGTGTTACTACCTCTCCGTCACGATCATCGATCTGCCGTTGTCCGTGTTCTGCTGCCTGTTCTTTTCCGTCATTATCTACCTGATGAGCGGTCAGCCTATGGAATGGTTCcgttttggaatgtttttcaCCATCAGTCTGCTGATCGTGCTGATAGCGCAGAGCCTCGGGTTGACGATCGGAGCCTGGTTTAACGTGGTG AATGGCACTTTCCTCGGACCCGTACTGACCATCCCGATGATGATGTTCGCTGGATTCGGTGTGACGTTGCGTGATCTGCCCAGTTACCTAAAATGGGGCAGCCACATATCATATTTACGTTACGGGTTGGAAGGCTACGTTAATGCAATATATGGAGAAAATCGAGAAACTCTCGACTGCGAGCTGAAACCCTACTGCCATTACAG ATATCCGGCCAAGTTCCTGTCGGAGATCTCGATGGAAGGGGACCAGTTCTGGAAAGACGTGTACGCTCTCTGTGGCACGCTGCTCCTGGTGCGTGTATTCTGTTACTTCTGTCTTCGATGGAAGGTTATGTCGGTGCGGTAG